In Juglans microcarpa x Juglans regia isolate MS1-56 chromosome 8D, Jm3101_v1.0, whole genome shotgun sequence, the following are encoded in one genomic region:
- the LOC121242713 gene encoding S-adenosylmethionine decarboxylase proenzyme-like, producing MTTDRQPPPPPPSPIGFEGFEKRLEVAFSEPPIFKDPEGLGLRALTRPQLDSILEPASCTIVSQLANSEFDSYVLSESSLFVYPFKIVLKTCGTTKLLLSVAPILRLAESLSLAVNSVKYSRGSFIFPNYQPAPHRSFGEEVAVLNEFFGHMHGKAFVISDPSAPNRNWYIYSAIKEGEKSVTANRTNEITLEMCMTGLDREKAAVFFKKSDFVARKMTKLSGISEIIPSHVICDFDFDPCGYSMNGIDGLAYSTVHVTPEDGFSYASYEALGFDPESIRFEPLVKRVLSCFGPTEFSVAVTCRGGWVHQWAVADVEGYTCNSLVKQELPGGGTVVYVSYSAKAKGVCAPRTPCAPTKAVMQCWKEAVAVTDEEEVKACPWIWSA from the coding sequence ATGACCACCGACCGTCAACCACCACCACCGCCGCCTTCACCAATCGGGTTCGAAGGCTTCGAGAAGAGGCTCGAGGTGGCATTCTCGGAGCCACCCATTTTCAAGGACCCAGAGGGGCTCGGTCTCCGAGCCCTGACTCGACCCCAGCTCGACTCCATTCTCGAGCCAGCTAGCTGCACCATCGTGTCCCAACTCGCTAACTCTGAGTTCGATTCCTACGTTCTCTCCGAGTCCAGCCTCTTCGTCTATCCATTCAAAATCGTTCTCAAGACATGTGGGACCACCAAGCTGCTCTTGTCTGTCGCACCGATTCTCCGACTTGCCGAGTCTCTCTCGCTCGCCGTCAACTCCGTTAAATACTCTCGGGGAAGTTTCATTTTTCCAAATTACCAACCTGCCCCTCACCGGAGCTTCGGCGAAGAAGTCGCCGTGTTGAACGAGTTCTTCGGGCATATGCACGGTAAGGCCTTTGTGATCAGCGATCCCAGCGCCCCAAATCGTAACTGGTACATTTACTCGGCGATTAAGGAGGGTGAGAAATCGGTGACGGCTAATCGGACGAACGAGATCACTCTTGAGATGTGCATGACCGGCTTGGACCGCGAGAAGGCGGCcgtatttttcaagaaatcgGACTTTGTGGCTCGTAAAATGACCAAATTGTCCGGGATATCAGAGATCATTCCTTCGCACGTGATCTGTGACTTTGACTTTGACCCGTGCGGGTACTCGATGAATGGGATTGACGGTCTAGCATACTCGACGGTGCACGTGACCCCAGAGGACGGCTTCAGTTACGCGAGCTACGAGGCCTTGGGGTTCGACCCGGAGTCGATCCGGTTCGAGCCACTAGTGAAGAGGGTGCTGAGCTGTTTCGGACCTACCGAGTTCTCCGTTGCGGTCACGTGCCGCGGAGGTTGGGTCCATCAATGGGCGGTAGCCGACGTGGAGGGATACACGTGTAACAGTTTGGTGAAACAGGAGCTTCCAGGTGGGGGTACCGTAGTGTACGTGTCGTACTCGGCGAAGGCCAAGGGTGTGTGCGCACCGCGCACACCTTGCGCACCTACCAAGGCTGTCATGCAGTGCTGGAAGGAGGCGGTGGCGGTGACGGATGAAGAGGAGGTCAAGGCGTGTCCTTGGATTTGGTCAGCGTAG
- the LOC121243191 gene encoding putative GDP-L-fucose synthase 2: MADTSNGKTTFSSFRADKTAKICVLGHRGLVGSAIVRKLREIGLTNLLLRTHSELDLTRQNDVESFFASEKPRFVILAAAKVGGIHANNTYPADFIAINLQIQTNVIDSSYRHGVQKLLFLGSSCIYPKFAPQPIPEHALLTGPLEPTNEWYAVAKIAGIKMCQAYRIQYGWDAISAMPTNLYGPNDNFHPENSHVLPALMRRFHEAKVNGAKEVVVWGTGSPLREFLHVDDLADAVVFLMESYSGLVHVNVGSGKEVTIKELAELVKEVVGFEGQLIWDSSKPDGTPRKLMDSSKLAELGWTPKVSLKDGLVDTYKWYLDNVKQ, translated from the exons ATGGCAGACACCTCCAACG GAAAGACCACCTTCTCTTCCTTCCGTGCCGATAAAACGGCGAAAATCTGCGTGCTTGGTCACCGAGGCTTAGTCGGCTCCGCCATAGTCCGCAAGCTCCGGGAAATCGGATTAACCAACCTTCTCCTCCGCACCCACTCCGAGCTCGATCTCACTCGCCAAAACGACGTGGAATCCTTCTTCGCCTCCGAGAAGCCCCGGTTCGTTATCCTCGCCGCGGCCAAGGTTGGCGGCATCCACGCCAACAACACCTACCCCGCCGACTTCATCGCCATCAATCTCCAGATCCAGACCAACGTAATCGACTCCTCCTACCGCCATGGTGTCCAGAAGCTCCTATTCCTCGGCTCCTCTTGCATATACCCCAAGTTCGCACCACAGCCGATCCCCGAGCACGCTTTGCTCACTGGCCCACTGGAGCCAACCAACGAATGGTACGCTGTCGCCAAGATCGCGGGTATCAAAATGTGCCAGGCCTACCGAATTCAATACGGATGGGACGCGATTTCTGCGATGCCCACGAACCTTTACGGTCCGAACGACAATTTCCATCCCGAGAACTCGCACGTCTTGCCGGCGTTGATGAGGAGGTTCCACGAGGCCAAGGTGAATGGGGCGAAGGAGGTGGTGGTGTGGGGGACGGGTAGTCCCCTGAGGGAGTTCCTGCACGTCGACGATTTGGCCGACGCAGTTGTGTTCTTAATGGAGAGCTACAGTGGATTGGTGCACGTGAATGTGGGAAGTGGAAAGGAGGTGACCATCAAGGAGTTGGCTGAGCTCGTGAAGGAGGTGGTGGGGTTCGAGGGGCAGCTCATTTGGGACTCGTCCAAGCCCGATGGGACTCCGAGGAAGCTGATGGATAGCTCGAAGCTCGCCGAATTGGGATGGACCCCCAAGGTTTCACTCAAGGATGGGCTTGTTGATACCTATAAGTGGTACTTGGATAATGTCAAGCAATAG